One region of Pseudomonas glycinae genomic DNA includes:
- a CDS encoding SCO family protein: MTRTQKTVFILVAVIALILGLTVNKVLSGKGQGDPTALIDAGIILLPQSRNLPDVTMTNQDGQPVTVNELKGKWSLLFFGYTFCPDICPTTLAQLRQIKSELPKDAVDKLQIVLVSVDPNRDNPAQLKQYLGYFDPQFIGLTPKSIDELQKVANAVSIPFIPADTSKPNYTVDHSGNLAVIGPDGTQRGFIRAPLNNAKLVAQLPVMLNRK, translated from the coding sequence ATGACTCGAACCCAGAAAACCGTCTTCATCCTCGTCGCCGTGATCGCGCTGATCCTCGGCCTGACCGTCAACAAAGTGCTGAGCGGCAAGGGCCAGGGCGACCCGACCGCACTGATCGACGCCGGCATCATCCTGCTGCCGCAGAGCCGCAACCTGCCGGACGTGACGATGACCAATCAGGACGGCCAGCCGGTCACGGTCAACGAGCTCAAGGGCAAGTGGAGCCTGCTGTTCTTCGGCTACACCTTCTGCCCGGACATCTGCCCGACCACCCTCGCCCAGCTGCGCCAGATCAAAAGCGAACTGCCGAAGGATGCTGTGGATAAATTGCAGATCGTGCTGGTCAGCGTCGATCCGAACCGCGACAACCCCGCGCAGTTGAAGCAGTACCTGGGCTACTTCGATCCACAGTTCATCGGCCTGACGCCGAAGTCGATCGACGAGCTGCAGAAGGTGGCGAACGCAGTGAGCATTCCGTTCATTCCGGCGGACACCAGCAAGCCGAATTACACGGTGGATCACAGCGGGAATCTGGCGGTGATCGGGCCGGACGGAACACAGCGCGGGTTTATTCGCGCGCCGTTGAATAATGCCAAGCTGGTTGCGCAGTTGCCGGTGATGTTGAACCGCAAGTAA
- a CDS encoding MetQ/NlpA family ABC transporter substrate-binding protein produces the protein MKKLIVALAAVAAFSAHADETLTVAATPVPHAEILEFVKPALAKEGVDLKVKVFTDYVQPNVQVAEKRLDANFFQHQPYLDEFNKAKGTNLVSVTGVHLEPLGAYSSKFKKIEELPSGANVVIPNDATNGGRALLLLAKAGVITLKDPTNILSTVKDIAQNPKDLKIRELEAATIPRVLTQVDLALINTNYALEAKLDPSKDALVIEGSDSPYVNILVSRADNKDSDAMKKLAAALHSPEVKKFITEKYKGAVLPAF, from the coding sequence ATGAAAAAACTGATCGTTGCCTTGGCTGCCGTTGCAGCGTTCTCGGCCCACGCCGACGAAACCCTGACCGTTGCTGCCACTCCTGTACCGCACGCGGAAATCCTCGAATTCGTGAAGCCGGCTCTGGCGAAAGAAGGCGTGGATCTGAAGGTCAAGGTCTTCACCGACTACGTTCAGCCGAACGTCCAGGTGGCCGAGAAGCGTCTGGACGCCAACTTCTTCCAGCACCAGCCGTACCTCGATGAATTCAACAAGGCCAAGGGCACCAACCTGGTTTCCGTGACTGGCGTGCACCTGGAGCCGCTGGGCGCCTACTCCAGCAAGTTCAAGAAAATCGAAGAGCTGCCAAGCGGCGCCAACGTGGTGATCCCGAACGATGCCACCAACGGCGGCCGTGCGCTGTTGCTGCTGGCCAAGGCCGGCGTGATCACCCTGAAGGATCCGACCAACATCCTGTCGACCGTCAAGGACATCGCCCAGAACCCGAAAGACCTGAAGATCCGTGAACTGGAAGCCGCGACCATCCCGCGCGTGCTGACCCAGGTCGACCTGGCGCTGATCAACACCAACTACGCGCTGGAAGCCAAGCTCGATCCGTCCAAGGATGCGCTGGTCATCGAAGGCAGCGACTCGCCTTACGTGAACATCCTGGTGTCCCGCGCGGACAACAAGGACAGCGACGCCATGAAGAAACTGGCCGCTGCCCTGCACAGCCCGGAAGTGAAGAAATTCATTACCGAGAAGTACAAAGGCGCGGTGTTGCCGGCGTTCTGA
- a CDS encoding methionine ABC transporter permease, which yields MEDLMSFFTNIDWYEIWLATGDTLMMLGGSLLFTVLLGLPLGVLLFLCSPRQLLEAKGVYALLSLVVNILRSLPFIILLIVMIPFTVLITGTSLGVAGAIPPLVVGATPFFARLVETALREVDRGIIEATQSMGATTRQIIMNALLPEARPGIFAAITVTAITLVSYTAMAGVVGAGGLGDLAIRFGYQRFQTDVMIVTVVLLLILVQVLQMVGDRLVVHFSRK from the coding sequence ATGGAAGACCTGATGAGTTTCTTCACCAATATCGACTGGTACGAAATCTGGCTCGCCACTGGCGACACCCTGATGATGCTCGGCGGTTCGCTGCTGTTCACCGTGCTGCTCGGCCTGCCGCTGGGCGTGTTGCTGTTCCTGTGCAGCCCGCGTCAGTTGCTCGAAGCCAAAGGCGTGTACGCCTTGCTGTCGCTGGTGGTGAACATCCTGCGTTCGCTGCCGTTCATCATTCTGTTGATCGTGATGATCCCGTTCACCGTGCTGATCACCGGCACCTCGCTGGGCGTGGCCGGTGCGATTCCGCCGCTGGTAGTGGGCGCGACGCCGTTCTTCGCGCGGCTGGTGGAAACCGCCCTGCGTGAAGTCGATCGCGGCATCATCGAGGCAACCCAGTCGATGGGCGCGACCACTCGCCAGATCATCATGAACGCCCTGCTGCCGGAGGCCCGTCCGGGCATCTTCGCAGCAATTACGGTGACGGCGATTACACTGGTTTCCTACACGGCGATGGCCGGTGTGGTCGGTGCCGGTGGCCTGGGTGACCTGGCGATCCGTTTCGGCTACCAGCGGTTCCAGACTGACGTGATGATCGTCACCGTGGTATTGCTGCTGATTCTGGTGCAAGTGCTGCAAATGGTCGGCGACCGACTGGTCGTGCACTTCTCGCGCAAATAA
- a CDS encoding methionine ABC transporter ATP-binding protein — translation MIEFQNVHKTYRVAGKDITALHPTSFSIENGQVFGLIGHSGAGKSTLLRLINRLEQSSGGKIIVDGEEVTALDANGLRRFRQQVGMIFQHFNLLASKTVADNVALPLTLAGELSRAEIDQRVAELLARVGLSDHAKKYPAQLSGGQKQRVGIARALATKPKILLCDEATSALDPQTTASVLQLLAEINRELKLTIVLITHEMDVIRRVCDQVGVMDAGVIVEQGSVADVFLHPKHPTTKRFVQESEQIDESEQRDDFAHVPGRIVRLTFQGEATYAPLLGTVARETGVDYSILAGRIDRIKDIPYGQLTLAVTGGDMDAAFARFTAADVHMEVLR, via the coding sequence GTGATCGAGTTTCAAAACGTCCATAAGACTTACCGCGTCGCCGGTAAGGACATCACCGCGCTGCACCCGACCAGCTTCTCCATTGAGAACGGTCAGGTGTTCGGCCTGATTGGCCATTCCGGCGCGGGAAAAAGTACCCTGCTGCGTCTGATCAATCGCCTGGAGCAATCCAGTGGCGGCAAGATCATCGTCGACGGTGAAGAAGTCACCGCGCTGGACGCCAACGGCCTGCGCCGTTTTCGTCAGCAGGTCGGGATGATCTTCCAGCACTTCAACCTGCTGGCATCCAAGACCGTGGCCGACAACGTCGCGCTGCCGCTGACCCTGGCCGGTGAACTGTCCCGCGCCGAGATCGACCAGCGTGTGGCCGAGTTGCTGGCGCGGGTCGGTCTGTCCGATCACGCCAAAAAGTACCCGGCGCAACTGTCCGGCGGTCAGAAGCAGCGCGTCGGCATTGCTCGCGCCCTGGCGACCAAGCCGAAGATCCTGCTGTGCGACGAGGCCACCAGTGCCCTCGACCCGCAGACCACGGCATCGGTCCTGCAACTGCTGGCCGAGATCAACCGTGAACTGAAACTGACCATCGTCCTGATCACCCACGAGATGGATGTGATCCGCCGCGTGTGCGATCAGGTCGGCGTGATGGATGCCGGCGTGATCGTCGAGCAAGGTTCGGTGGCCGATGTGTTCCTGCATCCGAAGCACCCGACCACCAAGCGCTTTGTTCAGGAAAGCGAGCAGATCGACGAAAGCGAGCAGCGCGATGACTTCGCTCACGTGCCTGGCCGCATCGTGCGTCTGACCTTCCAGGGCGAAGCGACCTACGCGCCGTTGCTCGGTACCGTCGCCCGGGAAACCGGTGTGGACTACAGCATCCTGGCCGGTCGTATCGACCGCATCAAAGACATCCCCTACGGGCAATTGACCCTCGCCGTCACCGGTGGCGACATGGACGCAGCTTTCGCCCGCTTCACCGCCGCTGACGTTCACATGGAGGTGTTGCGCTAA
- the katE gene encoding catalase HPII, giving the protein MSTKKPANDKSQLAGTDTPDRANTNAKLDSLEKFRSDATGQALRTNQGVKIADNQNTLKAGARGPSLLEDFIMREKITHFDHERIPERIVHARGTGAHGFFQSYENHSTLTKAGFLQDPGKKTPVFVRFSTVQGPRGSGDTVRDVRGFAVKFFTDEGNFDLVGNNMPVFFIQDAIKFPDFVHAVKPEPHNEIPTGGSAHDTFWDFVSLVPESAHMVIWAMSDRAIPKSLRSMQGFGVHTFRLINAEGKSRFVKFHWRPTAGTCSLVWDEAQKLAGKDTDYHRRDLWEAIEMGDYPEWELGVQVIEEENEHDFDFDILDPTKLIPEEIVPITPLGKMTLNRNPDNFFAETEQVAFCPGHIVPGIDFSNDPLLQGRLFSYTDTQISRLGGPNFHELPINRPVAPFHNGQRDAQHRTVIDKGRASYEPNSIDGGWPKETPPAAQDGGFESYPERIDANKIRQRSESFSDHFSQARLFFNSMSAHEKEHIIAAYSFELGKVEREFIRARQVNEILANIDLELAKRVAANLGLPAPGKGTVDVPKTSLDRSPSLSQANLLPENIKTRKVAILAANGVDGAAIDAMKKALAAEGAHAKLLGPTSAPVKTADGKSLAVDASMEGLPSVAFDAVFVPGGAASVKTLSGDGVALHYLLEAYKHLKAIALQGEAKQLLDVLKLETDAGLLEGKDVGALTQPFFAAIGQHRVWDREPKAKAIPA; this is encoded by the coding sequence ATGAGTACCAAGAAACCTGCCAATGACAAAAGCCAACTGGCCGGCACCGATACCCCGGATCGCGCCAACACCAATGCCAAACTCGACAGCCTGGAGAAGTTTCGCTCCGACGCTACCGGTCAGGCCCTGCGCACCAACCAGGGCGTGAAAATTGCTGATAACCAGAACACCCTCAAGGCCGGAGCTCGCGGGCCGTCGCTTTTGGAAGACTTCATCATGCGTGAAAAGATCACGCACTTTGACCATGAACGGATTCCCGAGCGCATCGTCCACGCCCGCGGCACCGGCGCCCATGGTTTCTTTCAGAGCTACGAGAACCATTCGACGCTGACCAAGGCCGGTTTCCTGCAGGATCCGGGGAAGAAAACCCCGGTGTTCGTGCGTTTTTCCACGGTGCAGGGGCCGCGTGGTTCCGGCGACACCGTGCGTGACGTGCGTGGTTTTGCCGTGAAGTTCTTCACCGACGAAGGCAACTTCGATCTGGTCGGCAATAACATGCCGGTGTTCTTCATTCAGGACGCGATCAAGTTTCCCGACTTCGTCCACGCGGTAAAACCCGAACCGCATAACGAAATCCCCACCGGCGGCTCGGCCCACGACACCTTCTGGGACTTCGTGTCCTTGGTGCCGGAATCGGCGCACATGGTGATCTGGGCCATGTCCGACCGGGCCATCCCGAAAAGCCTGCGCAGCATGCAGGGCTTCGGCGTGCACACCTTCCGGCTGATCAATGCCGAGGGCAAATCGCGCTTCGTCAAATTCCACTGGCGCCCTACCGCCGGCACCTGTTCGCTGGTCTGGGACGAGGCGCAAAAACTTGCGGGCAAAGACACCGACTACCATCGGCGGGATCTCTGGGAAGCCATCGAAATGGGCGACTACCCGGAATGGGAACTCGGCGTTCAGGTCATCGAAGAGGAAAACGAACACGACTTCGATTTCGACATTCTCGACCCGACCAAGCTGATTCCCGAGGAAATCGTCCCGATCACGCCATTGGGCAAGATGACCCTCAACCGCAACCCGGACAACTTCTTCGCCGAAACCGAGCAGGTCGCGTTTTGCCCCGGGCATATCGTACCGGGCATCGACTTCTCCAATGACCCGCTGCTGCAAGGTCGGCTGTTTTCCTACACCGACACGCAGATCAGCCGACTCGGCGGGCCGAACTTTCATGAGCTGCCGATCAATCGTCCGGTCGCGCCGTTCCATAACGGCCAGCGCGATGCCCAGCACCGTACGGTGATCGATAAGGGCCGCGCTTCGTATGAACCCAATTCCATCGATGGCGGCTGGCCGAAAGAAACCCCGCCGGCCGCGCAGGACGGAGGTTTCGAGAGTTATCCGGAGCGTATCGACGCCAACAAGATTCGTCAGCGCAGCGAGTCGTTCAGCGACCACTTCTCCCAGGCGCGGTTGTTCTTCAACAGCATGAGCGCGCACGAGAAAGAGCACATCATCGCCGCCTACAGTTTCGAACTGGGCAAGGTTGAGCGTGAGTTCATCCGGGCGCGGCAAGTGAACGAGATTCTCGCCAACATCGATCTGGAGCTGGCCAAACGCGTGGCGGCCAACCTGGGTCTGCCAGCGCCAGGCAAAGGCACCGTCGACGTACCGAAAACATCACTGGATCGCTCACCATCGTTGAGTCAGGCCAACCTGTTGCCGGAGAACATCAAGACACGAAAAGTCGCGATCCTTGCGGCCAATGGTGTCGATGGTGCGGCAATTGATGCGATGAAGAAGGCGCTGGCGGCAGAAGGTGCGCACGCCAAACTGCTCGGCCCGACCTCGGCGCCGGTGAAAACCGCCGATGGCAAAAGCCTGGCGGTGGATGCGTCGATGGAAGGTTTGCCTTCGGTGGCGTTCGATGCGGTGTTCGTGCCGGGTGGCGCGGCGTCGGTCAAGACGTTGAGCGGTGACGGCGTGGCGTTGCATTACCTGCTGGAGGCATACAAGCACCTGAAGGCGATTGCGCTGCAGGGTGAGGCCAAGCAGTTGCTGGACGTGTTGAAGCTGGAAACGGATGCCGGGTTGCTGGAGGGCAAGGATGTTGGCGCGCTGACCCAGCCATTCTTTGCTGCGATCGGGCAGCATCGGGTCTGGGATCGCGAGCCTAAGGCCAAGGCCATTCCCGCTTAA
- a CDS encoding PA5502 family lipoprotein translates to MKPFASRYLLLVAFSVLLGACQSTPPVAEVPDARATAIAQLEQSLASSELATAEDQLAALQAETPNDQSLEQYQRQLAEAYLRRSQIVLQKGDVNAAATALARARVLMPKAPALTGGVNGAITEARKAELEKAEAALQAAEAKPKAKVIDPTAESTTVALNITDSRKLRRQLDAIAADVVNYDCAVSIQAPRTNDYPWLATLITKRVKKLDPDFALKIEKQILRTVPAQMVLSPRKP, encoded by the coding sequence ATGAAGCCGTTCGCCTCCCGTTATCTGCTCCTTGTGGCCTTTTCAGTGCTGCTGGGCGCCTGCCAAAGCACGCCGCCGGTGGCCGAAGTCCCCGATGCGCGGGCCACGGCCATCGCACAGCTGGAGCAAAGCCTGGCCAGCAGCGAACTGGCCACTGCCGAAGACCAATTGGCAGCCTTGCAGGCCGAAACACCCAACGATCAATCCCTTGAGCAATACCAGCGCCAGTTGGCCGAAGCCTATCTGCGCCGCAGCCAGATCGTCCTGCAAAAGGGCGATGTCAATGCGGCCGCGACCGCGCTGGCCCGTGCCCGCGTGCTGATGCCCAAGGCCCCGGCACTGACCGGTGGCGTCAACGGCGCGATCACTGAAGCGCGCAAGGCCGAGCTGGAGAAAGCCGAAGCGGCGCTGCAAGCTGCTGAAGCCAAGCCGAAAGCCAAGGTGATCGATCCGACCGCCGAGAGCACCACGGTCGCGCTGAACATCACCGATAGCCGCAAACTTCGCCGCCAACTGGATGCGATCGCCGCCGATGTGGTGAATTACGACTGTGCGGTGAGCATTCAGGCTCCACGCACCAATGATTACCCGTGGCTGGCGACGTTGATCACCAAGCGCGTGAAGAAGCTTGATCCGGATTTCGCTCTGAAGATCGAGAAACAGATTCTGCGCACGGTACCGGCGCAGATGGTTCTGAGCCCGCGCAAACCTTAA
- the znuB gene encoding zinc ABC transporter permease subunit ZnuB, protein MADFLFYALLAGLALAVVAGPLGSFVVWRRMAYFGDTLSHAALLGVALGFLLDVSPTVAVTVGCLLLAVLLVTLQQRQPLASDTLLGILAPSTLSLGLVVLSFMHEVRIDLMAYLFGDLLAISPTDLAWILGGSAAVLALLVTLWRPLLAITVHEELARVEGLPVAGLRMALMLLIAVVIAVAMKIVGVLLITSLLIIPAAAAQRHARSPEQMALGASVLGMLAVCGGLALSWFKDTPAGPSIVVTAAALFLLSFVLPRRGV, encoded by the coding sequence ATGGCTGATTTTCTGTTCTACGCCCTGCTTGCAGGTCTGGCGCTGGCGGTGGTCGCGGGGCCGCTGGGCTCGTTCGTGGTCTGGCGGCGCATGGCCTATTTCGGCGACACGCTGTCCCACGCCGCACTGCTTGGCGTGGCCCTGGGCTTTTTGCTGGATGTCAGCCCGACCGTGGCGGTGACCGTGGGCTGCCTGCTGCTGGCGGTGTTGCTGGTGACCTTGCAGCAGCGTCAGCCACTGGCGTCCGACACGCTTCTGGGAATTCTCGCACCGAGCACGCTCTCTCTCGGGCTGGTGGTACTAAGCTTCATGCATGAAGTGCGGATCGACCTGATGGCCTATCTGTTCGGCGACCTGCTGGCGATCAGCCCGACCGATCTGGCGTGGATCCTCGGTGGCAGCGCAGCCGTGCTGGCGTTGCTGGTGACGCTATGGCGCCCATTGCTGGCGATCACCGTGCACGAAGAGCTGGCCAGGGTCGAAGGCCTGCCGGTAGCCGGTTTGCGCATGGCGCTGATGCTGTTGATCGCGGTGGTGATCGCAGTGGCGATGAAAATCGTCGGTGTGTTGCTGATTACTTCGCTGTTGATCATTCCGGCGGCTGCGGCACAGCGTCACGCCCGTTCTCCGGAGCAGATGGCACTGGGCGCGAGCGTGCTGGGCATGCTCGCCGTGTGTGGCGGGCTGGCGTTGTCGTGGTTCAAGGACACCCCGGCCGGTCCGTCAATCGTTGTGACGGCCGCCGCACTGTTTCTGCTGAGTTTTGTTCTGCCCCGTCGAGGGGTGTAG
- the znuC gene encoding zinc ABC transporter ATP-binding protein ZnuC, translating into MSDALIRLEQVAVRFAGQNVLDNIHLSVEPGQIVTLIGPNGAGKTTLVRAVLGLLKPDSGSVWRKPKLRVGYMPQKLHVDPTLPLSVLRFLRLVPGVDRPRALAALKEVGAEHVIDSPVQSVSGGEMQRVLLARALLREPELLVLDEPVQGVDVAGQAELYSLITRLRDRHGCGVLMVSHDLHLVMSTTDQVVCLNRHVCCSGHPEQVSGDPAFVELFGNNAPSLAIYHHHHDHAHDLHGSVVKGPVTGQPHVHGDSCKHG; encoded by the coding sequence ATGAGCGATGCGCTGATCCGTCTGGAGCAGGTGGCGGTCCGGTTTGCCGGGCAGAACGTGCTGGACAACATTCACCTGAGCGTCGAGCCGGGGCAGATCGTCACCCTGATCGGCCCCAACGGCGCCGGCAAGACCACGCTGGTGCGCGCCGTGCTCGGGCTGCTGAAGCCCGACAGCGGCAGCGTATGGCGCAAGCCGAAACTGCGCGTCGGCTACATGCCGCAAAAACTTCATGTCGATCCGACCTTGCCACTGTCGGTGCTGCGCTTCCTGCGGCTGGTGCCGGGCGTCGATCGCCCGCGTGCGCTGGCGGCACTCAAGGAAGTCGGCGCCGAGCACGTCATAGATAGCCCGGTGCAAAGCGTTTCCGGCGGCGAGATGCAGCGCGTGCTGCTGGCCCGTGCCTTGTTGCGCGAGCCGGAGCTGCTGGTGCTCGACGAGCCGGTGCAAGGCGTCGATGTGGCCGGGCAGGCCGAGCTGTACAGCCTGATCACCCGGCTGCGCGATCGGCATGGCTGCGGCGTGTTGATGGTGTCCCACGATCTGCATCTGGTGATGAGTACCACCGATCAGGTGGTGTGCCTAAACCGTCACGTCTGCTGCTCCGGGCATCCCGAGCAGGTCAGCGGCGATCCGGCGTTTGTCGAGCTGTTCGGCAACAACGCGCCGAGCCTGGCGATCTATCACCACCATCATGACCACGCCCACGACCTGCACGGTTCGGTGGTCAAAGGGCCTGTGACAGGCCAACCTCACGTTCACGGAGATAGCTGCAAGCATGGCTGA
- the zur gene encoding zinc uptake transcriptional repressor Zur — protein sequence MPITPIASRPHDHSHCVHSALSEADALCAQKGLRLTALRRRVLELVWQSHKPLGAYDILAVLSEQDGRRAAPPTVYRALDFLLENGLVHRISSLNAFVGCVHPKHSHQGQFLICRECHAAIELEQKTISDAIVHSARDVGFIVEAQTVEVVGLCSGCRGA from the coding sequence ATGCCTATTACACCGATTGCCAGCCGTCCCCACGACCATTCGCACTGCGTTCACAGCGCGCTGTCCGAGGCCGATGCCCTGTGTGCACAGAAAGGCTTGCGCCTGACCGCGTTGCGCCGGCGCGTGCTGGAACTGGTCTGGCAGAGCCACAAGCCGCTGGGTGCCTACGACATTCTGGCGGTACTCAGTGAGCAGGACGGCCGCCGCGCCGCGCCGCCAACCGTGTACCGGGCGCTGGATTTCCTGCTGGAAAACGGCCTGGTGCACCGCATCTCCTCGCTCAACGCCTTCGTCGGCTGCGTTCACCCGAAACATTCGCACCAGGGCCAGTTCCTGATCTGCCGTGAATGCCACGCCGCCATCGAACTTGAGCAAAAAACCATCAGCGACGCCATCGTCCACAGCGCCAGGGATGTCGGCTTTATCGTCGAGGCCCAGACCGTCGAAGTGGTTGGTCTCTGCTCCGGTTGCCGGGGGGCTTGA
- a CDS encoding zinc ABC transporter substrate-binding protein encodes MVIVSRLFSVFVVFITGFLLIGPAQAEVRVLTSIKPLQLIAAAVQDGVAIPEVLLPPGASPHNYALRPSDVRKVQSVDLLYWIGPDMEGFLPRVLNGRTLPSVAVQDLPGMKLRRFAADSHSHAEEADEHDHDHRPGSLDAHLWLSPVNARVIADKMAADLSAADPANAERYQSNAKAFDERLDALDQRLKKRLASVEGKPYFVFHEAFDYFEEAYGLKHTGVFSVAAEVQPGAQHVAAMRARLQEVGKTCVFSEPPLRPRLAETLVAGLPVKLAELDALGGYTPATAQGYEQVLEKLGNDLAGCLESL; translated from the coding sequence GTGGTCATCGTGTCCCGACTTTTTTCTGTTTTTGTCGTATTCATCACCGGTTTTCTGCTGATCGGTCCGGCTCAGGCCGAGGTCAGAGTCCTCACCAGCATCAAGCCCCTGCAACTGATTGCCGCTGCGGTGCAGGACGGCGTGGCGATTCCGGAAGTGCTGCTGCCACCGGGCGCTTCGCCGCATAACTACGCGTTGCGTCCGTCCGACGTACGCAAGGTGCAATCGGTGGACCTGCTGTACTGGATCGGCCCGGACATGGAAGGTTTTTTGCCTCGCGTGCTGAACGGTCGTACGCTGCCGAGCGTTGCGGTACAGGACCTGCCGGGCATGAAACTGCGCCGCTTCGCCGCGGACAGTCATTCCCATGCCGAAGAAGCCGACGAACACGATCACGACCATCGCCCGGGCAGCCTCGATGCGCATTTGTGGCTATCGCCGGTGAACGCGCGGGTTATTGCCGACAAAATGGCCGCCGACTTGAGCGCTGCAGACCCGGCCAACGCCGAGCGTTATCAGAGTAACGCCAAAGCGTTCGACGAGCGTCTGGATGCACTGGATCAGCGTTTGAAGAAACGCTTGGCCAGTGTTGAAGGCAAACCCTACTTCGTCTTCCACGAAGCCTTCGACTACTTCGAAGAGGCTTACGGCTTGAAACACACCGGCGTGTTCAGCGTTGCAGCAGAAGTGCAACCCGGCGCCCAGCATGTGGCGGCGATGCGCGCGCGGTTGCAGGAAGTCGGCAAGACCTGCGTGTTCAGTGAGCCGCCGCTGCGTCCACGTCTGGCCGAGACCCTGGTGGCAGGCCTGCCGGTGAAGCTGGCAGAACTGGATGCATTGGGCGGATACACGCCTGCGACGGCTCAGGGTTATGAGCAAGTGCTGGAGAAGCTGGGGAATGATCTGGCGGGTTGTCTCGAATCGCTCTGA
- a CDS encoding homoserine kinase, which yields MSVFTPLARPELETFLAPYGLGRLLDFQGIAAGSENTNFFISMEKGEFVLTLVERGPVQEMPFFIDLLDVLHEADLPVPYALRTTDGVALRELKGKPALLQPRLAGKHIKQANAQHCAQVGDLQAHLHLATQGDNMIKRKTDRGLDWMLEEGTQFLSHLSEKPRALLQKSLDEITQQKEKILALPRANIHADLFRDNAMFEGTHLTGLIDFYNACSGPMLYDVAIALNDWCSDDDGLIDGPRARAFLGAYAALRPFTAAEAELWPTMLRVACVRFWLSRLIAAESFAGQDVLIHDPKEFEQRLAQRQTVSTPLPFAL from the coding sequence ATGTCTGTGTTCACCCCCCTGGCTCGGCCCGAGCTGGAAACCTTTCTCGCCCCGTACGGGCTCGGCCGTCTGCTCGATTTCCAGGGGATCGCCGCCGGCAGTGAAAACACCAACTTCTTCATCAGCATGGAAAAGGGCGAGTTCGTCCTGACCCTGGTCGAGCGCGGCCCGGTGCAGGAAATGCCGTTTTTCATCGACCTGCTCGATGTCCTGCACGAAGCCGATCTGCCCGTGCCCTACGCACTGCGCACCACCGACGGCGTGGCCCTGCGCGAGCTGAAAGGCAAACCGGCGCTGCTGCAACCGCGCCTGGCCGGCAAGCACATCAAGCAGGCCAACGCCCAGCATTGCGCGCAGGTCGGTGACTTGCAGGCGCACCTGCACCTGGCGACCCAGGGCGACAACATGATCAAGCGCAAGACTGATCGTGGCCTGGACTGGATGCTGGAAGAGGGCACGCAGTTCCTTTCGCACCTTAGCGAGAAGCCGCGCGCGTTGCTGCAAAAGTCTCTGGATGAAATCACCCAACAGAAAGAGAAAATTCTCGCGCTGCCTCGGGCAAACATCCACGCGGACCTGTTCCGCGACAACGCGATGTTCGAAGGCACGCACCTGACCGGGTTGATCGACTTCTACAACGCCTGCTCCGGGCCGATGCTCTATGACGTGGCGATTGCCCTGAACGATTGGTGTTCCGATGACGACGGCCTGATTGACGGCCCGCGTGCTCGGGCCTTCCTCGGTGCATATGCGGCACTGCGCCCATTCACGGCGGCCGAGGCCGAGCTTTGGCCGACCATGCTGCGAGTGGCGTGCGTGCGGTTCTGGCTGTCGCGCCTGATTGCGGCGGAATCGTTCGCCGGGCAGGACGTGCTGATTCACGATCCGAAAGAGTTCGAGCAGCGGCTGGCGCAGCGTCAGACGGTCAGTACACCGCTACCTTTCGCCCTGTAA
- a CDS encoding DUF2782 domain-containing protein — protein sequence MRTLNRLLLVSLIAVSPLAAIAADDAPSSEPEVTISTHTEGDKVIQEYSRSGFVYAIKVTPKGGKPYFLVRADGTDANYIRSDQPDMLIPSWEIFTWK from the coding sequence ATGCGTACGTTAAATCGCTTGCTGCTGGTCAGTCTGATTGCTGTCTCACCGCTGGCCGCGATCGCGGCGGATGATGCGCCATCGTCGGAGCCGGAAGTTACCATTAGCACGCACACGGAAGGCGACAAGGTCATTCAGGAATACAGCCGGAGTGGATTCGTGTATGCGATCAAGGTCACACCGAAGGGCGGCAAACCCTATTTCCTGGTGCGCGCCGATGGTACGGACGCGAACTACATCCGGTCCGACCAGCCGGATATGCTGATTCCGTCGTGGGAAATCTTTACCTGGAAGTAA